TGATGAAATTTGCAGCCGTACTCCTGACGTTTAATCTCGTCACCCAACCCCTCTTCTCCCAGAAAACCATCCGGGATGAAAGCCAGGTGGTCTCCTATGTATTACCGGATTTGCTTAAAACAAGATCCGGAAAGATGGTACGTACAAAACGAGACTGGGAAAAGACACGCCGACCGGAGCTACTGAGTTTGTTCTCGGAAAATGTGTACGGGAAAACTCCCTCTGAGAAGGTTCCGATGCGTTTTGTGCAGTATGATGCGGACAGTAATGCCCTTGGCGGGCAGGCTATCAGGAAGCAGGTAACGGTATATTTTGGTAAGAAGGGGGAAAGGAGTATGGATATACTGCTTTACTTTCCACGTAATGTGAAAGGGAGCGTCCCTGTGTTTTTGGGGCTGAACTTTGCGGGTAATCAGGTCGTTCATCAGGATCCTGGTATCACCATCACAAAACGTTGGGTTCGGGATGGTGTGGCCCCTGTTATAGTGGAACATCGGGCTACGGAAGCCAGCCGCGGTAGCCAGGCGGGAGATTGGGTAGTAGAAGATATTCTGGCCAGAGGTTACGGTTTGGCGACGGTTTTTTGCGGAGACCTGCAGCCGGACCGGCCCGACAGTTTCAATGAAGGAGTACATTCGCTTTTTTTTAAAGAAGGCCAAAACATGCCTCAGTCCGACGAGTGGGGGGCCATTGGTGCATGGGCATGGGGGCTTAGCAGGGCTATGGATTATCTGGAAACGGACAAAATGGTGGACGCCACGAAGGTGGCGGTGATTGGGCATTCCAGGCTTGGGAAAGCCGCTTTATGGGCAGGTGCGCAGGATCAGCGGTTTGCAATGGTGGTTTCCAATAACTCAGGTGAAGGTGGTGCGGCCATTACAAGAAGGAAATTCGGAGAAACAATAGAAATTATTAATAAAGCTTTTCCGCATTGGTTTTCGGGAAATTATAAACAATTCGGAGGAAGAGAAGATGCGCTTCCGGTGGATTATCATGAGCTGATCGCATTGATTGCTCCGCGGCCCGTTTATATTGCCAGTGCGTCGGAAGATTGGTGGGCCGATCCTAAAGGAGAATACCTGTCCGGTTATTATGCTTCACCTGCGTATGCCCTTTACGGATCTGAGGGTTTGTCAACTCCGGAGCTGCCTGAAACAAACCGGCCCACAGGCGCTGGGAAAATAGGGTATCATTTGCGGAAAGGTGGCCATACGATGAATCGGTATGATTGGCAGCAGTATCTTCATTTTGCGGATAAGTGGCTGAGGAGGTAAACTTTATTCTGATAACAAGTGGTCAAATGGCCTTTCTGGTCGTTTCATGCGTATTTGTGTTGATCATTTGTCTGGCCTCCTATGAAAGAATTGTTTCCTGTAAAAGGAATTATTACAGTTTTAAATACCCCGTTTGATTCAAACGACAGACTGGACGAGCAGGCGCTGAGGCTGCATGTGCGCATGGCTATGGAGGCGGGTGTGGCAGGTTTTCTGGTTCCGGCCATGGCATCGGAGGTCTATAAGCTGACTATGGCGGAGCGTTTGAAAATGGTTGGTATTGTGACCGAAGAAGCGGGAGAGAAAGTACCTGTTTTTGCCGGAGCAGGCGAAACCGATCATCAAAAACGTTTGGAGATTGTCGGTAGATATCTGGAACTCGGTTGCAGAAATGTGTTATTACAAATACCTTTTGAAAACGAGGAACTGTTTAAATCACATTTTCGGCAAGTGGCAGATCTGGGGATCGAAACCATTATGCTGCAGGATTGGGATGCGTCGGGTTATGGCCTGCCTGATCCCTTAATTCTGGATTTGTTTAACACGGTGGAGGCATTTCGATGTCTTAAAATCGAAACAGTTCCTGCAGGAGTTAAATACAGTCGTTTGCTTCAGTTGACTGAGGGGCGTCTGCATTTAAGTGGCGGATGGGCGGTAACGCAGATGATCGAGGCGCTGCAACGAGGCGTGCATGCGTTCATGCCAACCGGTATGCATTTTATATATACTGCCATTTACAATGCTTTTCAGGCCGGGGAGTATGTACGGGCGGAAGCGTTGTTTAATGAGTTGCTGCCCGTATTGGCTTTTTCAAACCAGCACCTGGATATCTCCATACACTTTTACAAACGTCTGCTACACCGGCAGGGCATTTACAGTACGCCCCTGGTGCGTCAACCTATCCTTCCGTTTGATTCGTATCACGAAAAGCTGGCAGACCGGCTTATGGAAAGGGTGATTAGACTGGAGGCTGCGGTTAAGGGTTGATACTTAAATTTTAAAGGACAAAGGAACCGGGGCAGACGACATCCTCGGTTCTTTTTTTTGTGCTCTTTTTTCTCTTTTCTGACTTGGTCTGATGAGAGTATTTATAATGAAAATATATAATTATTTCGTTATTGTGCTTTAAGTTCTTATCTATGGATAATCGCGTTTGGTACTATAATTTTAGGGTGTAAAGAAAGTACTCGTTAACTTAAATAGTACTTTATTGATATATACTATTTAAGATTTTAAGATAATTTGCAAAACTATTTACTTTGTAAACCATTGATAAACAATTATTGTTGATATTTGTGATGAAAATGAAGGTGTCTGTTGTAATCAACATTTAGGAGTGCGTTAAAGTAATTATTTAAAGACAAAATAAAATTGAATACTAGTAAGATAGACCTGGCGGATAGGATGGTCAGATGAGGAGATTGTTTTTAATAATTGTATTATACCAATTATCATTGTTTAATGTCCGAAATAGTATCTTCATCTAGGTTCTGAAAGTATCGTTTCAAATGACGAATAAAAATCATGACACAAATACAAAAGTATATAAGCAAATCTCCGATCTCGGATCTCAGAAATTTATTCCAAAACCTGTTTGATGTTTTATCGCAGCCGGTTGCTCCGTTTGGAGGTAATTTGCTGGAAGCGGGCCATGCTACAAAGGGAGCAGTAACCCTGGGTAGTAAGTCAGAAAATAAGCCGTCTAAGGATAACAATAGATATTCTGAAAATCGCTATTCGGTATTGTACATGCTTAACGCGCAGTATCACCATATTGGCTGTTCGTCCCAGGAAGAAGCTCAGGCGGTTTTAGGGCTTTTGATGACAGACGGCAACCGTATACCTGTGGGGATTTATGACGGGCATACGGACATGTTCGAATGGGAGATTATCGGACAATACTTTCATAGTAAGGATCCGATCAGCGAGCAGCAGAGCCGATTGGATGAAATCCTGACGATTTCCCGTGTTCTACGTCGCCGTGATTCCAGCTGGCAACCCGGGTATTTACAAAAGCCCAGCTTTTTTGCATAAACGGTGCGTAGCAGACTGACCATTCCGGCGTGTGATGAGTATGTATCTTGCTATTAGATACATACTCATCATTAACGGATATGTAACACGATCAGTGCCACAATAGCGGGCAGGGCCTGCACAAAGAATATTTTCCGGCTGGCGGTAACTGCACCATAGATGCCTGCGACAAGGACGCACGTCAGAAAGAAAACGGCAATGTAAAAGGCCCAGTGATGGTCTGTAATGAAGAAGGTCCAGATGAGGCCGGCGGCTAAGAAACCATTGTACAGCCCCTGATTGGCAGCAAGGGTTTTTGTGGGTTTAAACAGCTCGGGTGCCAGTGAGCCTTTGAAAACTTCTTTGCCTTTTGTTTCCCAGGCAAACATTTCGAGGTAAAGGATATACAGGTGTTCCAGCGCCACCATGCCAACGAGGATTTTTGATAGGATTTCCATGGGTTTGGGCATTGTTATAAGTTACTATCTTTTTTAGTACTGACCGGGTCCTCCAAATATAAACTTTACTTTACGCCTTTTCCAGTGGCAGCCCAGAAGATGCCTCCGTATAGGTGATCCAGAAAGGACTGGTCGGAGTAAACCATTCCGATGTGCCCCAAGCCTGTATAAAAGGCTCTTCCGCCGTCGTAAGGATGGTACCATGCAATGGGGTGCACGTCACCCATGCCGTTGCCTTTACTGGTTTTGGGATTATACGTTTTTTCGTCCAGTGTGATCAGGAATTTGAGATCGTCGGATTTGTATGGTTTCTGGTATTCATACCATTCGTCGGTCCAGAGCATTCGTTTGGGGAAACGCTCCAGCCCGGGGAAATTACTGTTGACTACATCCAGATATGCCGTTTGTTGCGCAGGGTGTGTATAAAACATCATCCCCACCAGCTTGGTGTACCAGGCCCAGTCATACTCGGTATCTGCTGCGGCATGGATACCCACCCAGCCTTTGCCAGACTGAATATATTTTTCAAAGGCCGTCTGTTGTTCTGCATTCAGGATGTCTCCCGTCGTATTCAAGAAAATTACTACATCAAAAGCTTTAAGCCGCTGCTCATTAAAAACGGAGGGGTCTTCCTGCCAGTCAACGGTAAAATTATGCCTGGCGGCAAGATTCCGCACGCCATCAACGCCTTCATGAATGGAAGTGTGGTGAAACCCCGCTGTTTTCGTAAACAACAAAGCTTTGAACTGCTGGGCGTGGGACGAAACGGCACTCAGGGCTACCAGCAGCAGTGGATATATTTTTTTGATCATGGGTTTAATTGTAAGATTTCAGATAACATCATTTACCCGCGAGGAAGAGATTTGTATCCCGTCTCCATCAATTCCTATAAAGACATGCTTATGGGCTTATATACTTAAATGACTTCGCAAGTCGGAATAATAGCTTGCAAAAGTGGGATTGATAGGTACATGTCCCGGAAGACTGCCCTCCGTTACGAAAAACCAGCCAGGCAAGCGCTCAGGGTAATATCTTCCAGAGTATATCCGAATCGTAATCGGTATAGTGGACGTATTTCCGGTTTCGCATCCAGAGCAACACATTTTTGTCGCCCTTTTTTTTGTATCTGGGAATCACCGGACGAACATTATCAAACTCAGAATTTCGGGTGATCGGCGTGATTTTCCAGCTTTTGCCCAAGTCCCTGGTTTCTCCTTTTGATATTTCAAATACATTGTTAACCTCGTGTGAAAAATATACCACCGAAGGGTCCAGCGGGTCAATGGTGAGGCCGCCTGAATAATTTTCTTCCCGTTCCTTTTTGCCCTCCGGCGTCTGAGGGAACCATTTGCCGGAATCTGTCAGATGGTTGTCGTTCCATTTCTGACCATCCCATACGGCATAATAATACTGATGCTGCTGGTTGGTAGGGTAACGGGTATAGGCAACAACGGGCCGTCCCTTCCGGTCTGGCACGATGTCAAAAATCCAGGCTTTTCCTGTTTCGGCAGTGGCTTTGTATACAATGGAGGCATCGGACGGATGAAATGGTAGTTGATCCATATTGGCAATTTTGGATCCGTCCGCACGCCAGAAAGCACCTTTTTCGTAGTAACAGTAATAAACCGAGTTCAACGGTTCGGCATTAGGATGCCCGTCAGTAAAAATAAGATGGATGCGGGATTTGCCATCTGAATAGTATTTGACGTACGGCCGGTTGTTGGTGTTAAGTTCTTTGGAGGTGATCACCACCATGGGGTCAGACCAGGTCTTGCCATTGTCGGTAGAGGTAATCAGGTTGGGTTTGAATCCTACCCAACGGCCAAAGCTGAAAATTTTGTTGTTTTCTCCGCTCAGCATAAACGGATTGGCATAAGTGTACGTCTCACGTTTAAACTTTTCCAGCAGAGCCGGTGTCTGCGGTTTAAAAACCAGCGAGTCCGAAAACGTAGTAATATCCCATGGCTGTAAAGTTGTATTCTGGATCACGCCCATGCCGTTTTTACTGCCTCCATGCCAGGTATATTGAGCAAGTATCCGGTTGTTGGGAAGCTGGAGAAAAGCCGGGTTGTCATGGTCGTCAATTTCCAGTTGGGTGTACAGTACCTTGCTGATCACTTTACCTGATTTAAGATCCAGAGAAGCCGCCAGGATATCGCCTGTTTTGGTAACCCAGCCCGTTACAATTTGTCCGTTTTTATTACTGGTATAAATGGCCCTCGGGTCGCTGAACCAGCACCATGCACCGTCGTTTGTGAGGGTTGAAACTGTCTGGGCAGAAAGTGTTGAAATGAAACTGAGGAAAGTGAAAATTAGAAGGCTGATTCTCATCATTTATCGGTTAAGTTAAAAGTCTCCGGTAATCCTGTTACGGACCATGTGAAAAGGTATAATATTATCTCAATTTAGTGAAGAGCTGTTTACCTGTCGCTCCATATCCCGGAATGCCCATCGGGCCATTTCATTGATCACGGTCTCCAGTTCTCTGCCCGATTCCGTGAGCGTATAGGTAACGTATGGAGGGACAACCGGTTTGGCTTCCCTGGTTAGTAAATGGTCGGCTTCCAGCTGTTTGAGGTGCTGGATCAGCATCTTTTCAGTTATGTGGGGCATCGCCTTTTTGATTTCATTGTATCGTTTGCTGCCCGATAAAAGGTGATATAAAATGATAGGTTTCCAGTGTCCTCCGATCTTGTTCATCACATAGGTGACAGGGCAGGTATTCAGGACAATCTCTCTGTTGGCATGGTAGGTCGAACTCTCCTTGATTCTTGTCATGGTACATACTTTGGGGTAAGTACTTGTATAAAAGTAAGTACAAATATAGTTTTGTCCCATCAGAAAATCAATTTTAATGATCGTTTATTAATCGTCTTATCACAATGAAATACATCATCACAGGGTCACTTGGTAACATCAGCTTACCCGTAACAGAAAATTTGGTCAAAGACGGGCACGAGGTAACGGTAATCAGCAGTAACCCCGGGAAAAAGGAAGCAATAGAAAAACTGGGCGCAAAGCCGGCGATTGGTTCCGTAACGGACGCGTCGTTCCTGTCGGATGTTTTCAGAAATGCAGATGTGGCATATCTGATGGTCCCCAGCGATTTTTCGGCGCCGGACTACCCTAAATTACAGCGTGAAATTGCCGATCATTATGTAGGGGCTATTGCTGGCAGCAGTATCACACACGTGGTTTTATTGAGCAGTATCGGGGCGCATTTGAGGCAAGGTGCGGGGCCCATCGACGGGTTGGGATATCTGGAAGAAAGATTACTGGAGTTGAAAGATGTACATACTAAATTCCTCCGTCCTTCTTATTTCTTCAACAACCTTTACAGCCAGGCTGGCCTCATCAGCCATGCGGGCATTGCGGGAAGCAATTTCGGTAATACCGAGGAAAAACTGGTACTGGTTCATACCGGGGACATCGCGATTGTTGCATCCAGGTACCTGCTGGATCTGTCGTTCACCGGTAACAGCATAACATATATCTCCAGTGACGAAAGACATCCCAATGAAATTGCAGAACTACTGGGCAAATCTGTTGACAAGGAGGGTATACCCTGGATCACTTTCACAGATGAGCAGGCGCAGCAGGGAATGGTAGACGGAGGCTTGAGCCCTGGTTTTGCCGATCTGTATGTTAAAATGGGCAGGGCTATCCGTGAAGGAAAATTACAGGAACATTACTGGCAAAACCGGCCCGAGGTTTTAGGAACCTATAAGCTGGAAGATTTTGTGAAAGCATTCAGTCTGGCGTATCACAAGGGCTGATCTTTGGACTTCTAATACTCAAAAGAGACCGGCTAAACGGTCTCTTTTGAGTTATTTTTTTCATATTTATATACTTATTTTCCCATGATAAGCCGGGTCTGA
This portion of the Dyadobacter sp. CECT 9275 genome encodes:
- a CDS encoding ThuA domain-containing protein — protein: MIKKIYPLLLVALSAVSSHAQQFKALLFTKTAGFHHTSIHEGVDGVRNLAARHNFTVDWQEDPSVFNEQRLKAFDVVIFLNTTGDILNAEQQTAFEKYIQSGKGWVGIHAAADTEYDWAWYTKLVGMMFYTHPAQQTAYLDVVNSNFPGLERFPKRMLWTDEWYEYQKPYKSDDLKFLITLDEKTYNPKTSKGNGMGDVHPIAWYHPYDGGRAFYTGLGHIGMVYSDQSFLDHLYGGIFWAATGKGVK
- a CDS encoding dihydrodipicolinate synthase family protein; the protein is MKELFPVKGIITVLNTPFDSNDRLDEQALRLHVRMAMEAGVAGFLVPAMASEVYKLTMAERLKMVGIVTEEAGEKVPVFAGAGETDHQKRLEIVGRYLELGCRNVLLQIPFENEELFKSHFRQVADLGIETIMLQDWDASGYGLPDPLILDLFNTVEAFRCLKIETVPAGVKYSRLLQLTEGRLHLSGGWAVTQMIEALQRGVHAFMPTGMHFIYTAIYNAFQAGEYVRAEALFNELLPVLAFSNQHLDISIHFYKRLLHRQGIYSTPLVRQPILPFDSYHEKLADRLMERVIRLEAAVKG
- a CDS encoding winged helix-turn-helix transcriptional regulator — its product is MTRIKESSTYHANREIVLNTCPVTYVMNKIGGHWKPIILYHLLSGSKRYNEIKKAMPHITEKMLIQHLKQLEADHLLTREAKPVVPPYVTYTLTESGRELETVINEMARWAFRDMERQVNSSSLN
- a CDS encoding DUF1304 domain-containing protein produces the protein MEILSKILVGMVALEHLYILYLEMFAWETKGKEVFKGSLAPELFKPTKTLAANQGLYNGFLAAGLIWTFFITDHHWAFYIAVFFLTCVLVAGIYGAVTASRKIFFVQALPAIVALIVLHIR
- a CDS encoding glucuronyl esterase domain-containing protein → MMKFAAVLLTFNLVTQPLFSQKTIRDESQVVSYVLPDLLKTRSGKMVRTKRDWEKTRRPELLSLFSENVYGKTPSEKVPMRFVQYDADSNALGGQAIRKQVTVYFGKKGERSMDILLYFPRNVKGSVPVFLGLNFAGNQVVHQDPGITITKRWVRDGVAPVIVEHRATEASRGSQAGDWVVEDILARGYGLATVFCGDLQPDRPDSFNEGVHSLFFKEGQNMPQSDEWGAIGAWAWGLSRAMDYLETDKMVDATKVAVIGHSRLGKAALWAGAQDQRFAMVVSNNSGEGGAAITRRKFGETIEIINKAFPHWFSGNYKQFGGREDALPVDYHELIALIAPRPVYIASASEDWWADPKGEYLSGYYASPAYALYGSEGLSTPELPETNRPTGAGKIGYHLRKGGHTMNRYDWQQYLHFADKWLRR
- a CDS encoding NAD(P)H-binding protein; translation: MKYIITGSLGNISLPVTENLVKDGHEVTVISSNPGKKEAIEKLGAKPAIGSVTDASFLSDVFRNADVAYLMVPSDFSAPDYPKLQREIADHYVGAIAGSSITHVVLLSSIGAHLRQGAGPIDGLGYLEERLLELKDVHTKFLRPSYFFNNLYSQAGLISHAGIAGSNFGNTEEKLVLVHTGDIAIVASRYLLDLSFTGNSITYISSDERHPNEIAELLGKSVDKEGIPWITFTDEQAQQGMVDGGLSPGFADLYVKMGRAIREGKLQEHYWQNRPEVLGTYKLEDFVKAFSLAYHKG
- a CDS encoding BNR-4 repeat-containing protein, whose translation is MMRISLLIFTFLSFISTLSAQTVSTLTNDGAWCWFSDPRAIYTSNKNGQIVTGWVTKTGDILAASLDLKSGKVISKVLYTQLEIDDHDNPAFLQLPNNRILAQYTWHGGSKNGMGVIQNTTLQPWDITTFSDSLVFKPQTPALLEKFKRETYTYANPFMLSGENNKIFSFGRWVGFKPNLITSTDNGKTWSDPMVVITSKELNTNNRPYVKYYSDGKSRIHLIFTDGHPNAEPLNSVYYCYYEKGAFWRADGSKIANMDQLPFHPSDASIVYKATAETGKAWIFDIVPDRKGRPVVAYTRYPTNQQHQYYYAVWDGQKWNDNHLTDSGKWFPQTPEGKKEREENYSGGLTIDPLDPSVVYFSHEVNNVFEISKGETRDLGKSWKITPITRNSEFDNVRPVIPRYKKKGDKNVLLWMRNRKYVHYTDYDSDILWKILP